The region TTCACCACACAAAAAAGGCTCAATCGAGTTACCCTCGATTGAGCTTTCTATTTTTTATATGGGACATTGGAACACTTGGTCTTTGGACTACCTGCCTATGTAACTTATTCGTTAGAGGATTCTTGCTTGTATAGTAGGTAGTTCGCAAAATTCTTTAATTCTGCTGCGTTATTAGAATCTAATTGCTGATATAGATTAAAGAAATCCACGATATCTTTATCTAATACTTCACCGCCGACTGGAAGATAAGCATCTGAAATACCGAGCAGATAATCACACGATACATCAAAGTATCTGGAAAGTGCAATTAGTTTTTCAAATGATGGTTCATTTCTTCGTGATTCATAATTAGATACGGCTGTTGGCTTCAAGCCAAGAATTTCAGCAAGCTCGCTCTGTGTCAATTTATGCTTTTGACGCAATTGCTTTAAACGTATATTAAAATTCATATTTGACCTCCAAGTCCATATTTAGCGCTTGCATTTAATCTTTCGTGTAGCGCAAAC is a window of Lachnoclostridium phytofermentans ISDg DNA encoding:
- a CDS encoding helix-turn-helix domain-containing protein, producing MNFNIRLKQLRQKHKLTQSELAEILGLKPTAVSNYESRRNEPSFEKLIALSRYFDVSCDYLLGISDAYLPVGGEVLDKDIVDFFNLYQQLDSNNAAELKNFANYLLYKQESSNE